Proteins from a genomic interval of Capsicum annuum cultivar UCD-10X-F1 chromosome 4, UCD10Xv1.1, whole genome shotgun sequence:
- the LOC124897881 gene encoding uncharacterized protein LOC124897881, translating into MGSIPVLVKHSGRWTYEKNFKKYVTDAILLSTSATFVELHDVLESHLSVDLTSKRILVEYQITANAGQIEIHNAMGLKVFIFQKKQIQEMNCLPLYVSILEKVVGSNVASSSICVPERITNSDNLKTVINTTNKRALVVSEDTQALDVFEMDIVEVIISDLHHKHVEEDQVYLTKISLKSVMKDYSIREKFQTRSKRSSNKKYVHSISLCSCLILV; encoded by the coding sequence atgggaagcataccagtccttgtgaagcactctggtcgatggacgtatgaaaaaaacttcaaaaaatatgtcactgatgctatactgttgagcacATCAGCAACATTCGTTGAGCTACACGATGTTTTGGAATCTCATTTAAGTGTGGATTTAACCAGCAAACgtattctagtggaatatcaaatcactgctaatgcagggcagatagaaatacataatgctatgggtttaaaggtgtttatttttcagaaaaagcAAATACAAGAGATGAATTGTCTTCCgttatatgtaagcattttggagaaagttgtaggGAGTAATGTGGCAAGTTCGTCTATATGTGTTCCTGAAAGAATTACCAACTCTGACAACTTGAAAAcagtgataaatacaacaaataaaaGAGCTTTGGTGGTTTCTGAAGATACACAAGCATTAGATGTATTTGAAATGGATATTGTTGAGGTGATTATCTCAGACCTACATCACAAGCATGTTGAGGAAGACCAGGTTTACTtgacaaaaataagtttaaagtcAGTCATGAAGGACTACTCAATTAGGGAGAAGTTTCAAACGCGAAGTAAAAGGTCAAGTAATAAGAAATACGTACATTCTATATCACTCTGTTCTTGTTTAATATTagtttga